One genomic segment of Paenibacillus durus includes these proteins:
- a CDS encoding copper amine oxidase N-terminal domain-containing protein — translation MTASAAAGLNYTWKDEVTKFKVGPVDFGDLQDAELAGRYLTWSVTQDYYESIYALNLDNGNTQRLTTDKAHKYNPVIADTIQGPMVLWIQSNELQGSDIWGYNLKSKEKKKLVDGGSSHLTESVGDGNYLAWVNNYEIHVLNLTTGESQKIEEGSNPQLGKGRLIYLYHSDEIRAYNLETKSKNDFYGASFPYDYSFNGKYILLKTKLRENQGYVELNATTPSEKGIVLQKDSPFKLSKVFTGLSYGLWVEKGEGDKAKVTGVDLLHKESFSIPLEATYNHVLGLSGDTLIYLNKGGFIVKRTIIPPSTRADRNAEPIHVVMDGVEVPLRTAPISLNNSTYVEFRSLFERMGFGIKWDNKTRQIMGTKGSLVIKLTIGKKEMVVNGKVIKTDSAPVTRNGTTYVPLRLIGEAADRKISWNGAKQTVYISLKDTKDTLYNEDGTIRYHGGLVGGIREGYGTQYNEYGRVFYEGEWKNDKMHGEGKMYYLFADELFFEGTMRDGMQVEGTEYYPGGGLRYKGSYNGALHWEGQEVVLNRSTGEYLVVEIRQGRREGKATWYYANDEVKIEGDFAEDRFINGTLYDPEGNVLYQGGFDEWGEPLKE, via the coding sequence ATGACTGCTAGTGCGGCAGCAGGGCTGAACTACACATGGAAAGACGAGGTGACGAAATTCAAAGTCGGACCTGTCGATTTCGGGGATCTCCAGGATGCTGAACTCGCCGGCCGTTACTTAACTTGGAGTGTAACTCAAGATTACTATGAATCAATTTACGCATTAAATTTGGACAACGGAAACACGCAAAGATTGACTACCGATAAGGCCCACAAATATAACCCGGTTATAGCGGATACCATTCAAGGTCCTATGGTTCTTTGGATTCAGAGTAATGAACTCCAGGGAAGTGATATATGGGGCTACAATTTAAAAAGTAAGGAAAAAAAGAAACTGGTTGATGGCGGGTCGTCCCACCTAACGGAATCCGTCGGTGATGGAAATTATCTGGCATGGGTTAATAATTACGAAATCCATGTTCTTAATTTGACAACCGGAGAGTCGCAGAAGATCGAGGAAGGGAGTAATCCCCAGCTTGGTAAGGGCCGGCTTATCTACCTGTACCATTCTGATGAAATTAGAGCCTATAATCTGGAAACCAAGAGTAAAAATGATTTTTACGGAGCGAGCTTTCCATATGATTATTCGTTCAATGGCAAATACATTTTGCTTAAGACCAAACTCAGGGAAAATCAGGGTTATGTTGAGCTGAACGCAACTACTCCGTCTGAGAAGGGAATCGTCCTGCAAAAAGATTCTCCTTTCAAATTGTCAAAAGTATTCACAGGGTTGTCCTATGGCCTTTGGGTTGAAAAAGGAGAGGGGGATAAAGCGAAGGTAACAGGTGTGGACCTTTTGCATAAGGAGTCCTTTTCGATACCGCTGGAAGCGACATACAATCATGTACTCGGACTCTCCGGCGATACGCTGATTTATTTAAATAAAGGCGGTTTTATCGTCAAAAGAACCATCATTCCTCCGAGTACCCGTGCAGACCGGAATGCAGAACCGATTCATGTCGTTATGGATGGGGTGGAGGTTCCCCTACGTACGGCGCCAATTTCGCTTAATAATAGCACCTATGTCGAGTTTCGTTCCCTGTTCGAGCGGATGGGGTTCGGCATTAAATGGGATAACAAAACGCGCCAGATCATGGGCACCAAGGGAAGCCTGGTAATTAAACTGACTATTGGCAAGAAAGAAATGGTTGTTAATGGAAAAGTTATTAAAACCGATTCTGCGCCGGTTACTCGGAACGGTACAACCTATGTTCCTCTTAGACTTATTGGTGAAGCGGCTGATCGTAAAATAAGCTGGAATGGAGCAAAGCAGACGGTGTACATCAGCCTGAAAGATACCAAGGATACCCTTTATAATGAAGATGGCACCATTCGGTATCATGGCGGACTGGTAGGCGGTATCCGTGAGGGGTATGGAACGCAATACAACGAATACGGACGTGTTTTCTATGAAGGGGAATGGAAGAACGATAAAATGCATGGCGAAGGGAAAATGTACTATCTTTTCGCTGACGAACTGTTTTTCGAAGGAACGATGAGAGATGGAATGCAGGTCGAGGGTACCGAATATTACCCCGGCGGAGGACTTCGGTACAAGGGTTCTTACAATGGAGCGCTGCACTGGGAGGGGCAAGAGGTTGTTCTGAATCGAAGTACAGGCGAATATCTCGTCGTAGAAATAAGACAGGGACGGCGAGAAGGAAAGGCAACCTGGTATTACGCCAATGATGAGGTTAAAATTGAAGGAGATTTCGCGGAAGACCGGTTCATTAACGGCACACTCTATGATCCCGAGGGGAATGTGCTGTACCAAGGCGGATTTGACGAATGGGGTGAACCTTTAAAGGAATAA
- a CDS encoding radical SAM protein: protein MKYTGPVYRPPFEANSLLLQVTVGCSHNECSFCTMYSDVPFHVETMEQIEHDLWEAKRMYPEVNRIFLVNADPFALSADRLKSIAVKINEILPEVETIAMYASVNNIINKTDEELKELRALKINDLNIGLESGMPEVVEHFNKGFTVDEAKVQLQRLTDAGIDFSVNIIIGGAGSEKTRENAIANSKLLNEVKPKLIFIATLHVDPGSPLDEEVNEGLFIENTLRQNIEEEIEMLSGLNLDHTYFFGLHTSNVIPVHGMLPDKKDEMIAALKEGLDSIGVEYLDGHLQKGVEGAVSIPR, encoded by the coding sequence ATGAAATATACCGGCCCCGTTTACCGTCCGCCTTTTGAAGCGAACTCGCTCTTATTGCAAGTTACTGTAGGATGCAGCCATAATGAGTGCAGCTTCTGCACCATGTATAGCGATGTTCCTTTTCATGTCGAAACGATGGAACAAATTGAGCATGATTTATGGGAAGCCAAACGAATGTATCCTGAGGTCAACCGTATATTTTTAGTCAATGCCGACCCTTTTGCCCTGAGTGCAGACCGGCTTAAATCGATTGCGGTTAAAATAAATGAAATCCTGCCCGAAGTGGAGACCATAGCGATGTATGCCTCCGTTAATAACATCATAAATAAAACCGATGAAGAGCTTAAAGAATTAAGAGCCTTAAAGATTAATGACCTCAATATTGGCCTGGAATCCGGGATGCCGGAGGTCGTGGAACATTTTAATAAAGGGTTTACGGTGGATGAAGCGAAAGTGCAGTTACAGCGTTTAACCGATGCCGGAATAGACTTTAGTGTAAATATTATCATCGGAGGAGCCGGCAGCGAAAAAACACGTGAAAATGCAATAGCAAACAGCAAATTGCTAAATGAAGTTAAGCCAAAGCTGATCTTTATTGCCACTTTACATGTGGATCCCGGCAGCCCGCTTGATGAAGAAGTCAATGAAGGGCTTTTTATAGAAAACACCTTGCGCCAAAATATTGAAGAGGAAATCGAAATGTTAAGCGGATTGAACCTGGACCATACCTATTTCTTCGGTCTCCATACCTCCAATGTAATCCCCGTTCACGGAATGCTGCCAGACAAGAAAGACGAAATGATTGCGGCACTAAAAGAAGGCTTAGACTCCATTGGGGTCGAATATTTAGACGGTCACCTGCAAAAAGGTGTGGAAGGAGCGGTTTCAATCCCTAGATAA
- a CDS encoding TolB-like translocation protein, with protein sequence MRPDNVLFKLCNVTELTGGPLAKNYFPAWAPGSAAIAYSATDFAERKGYFSTIRTERPQGGGQQILAVSDCFATPVTWSPGSESIAYLSGCRGTGLSNEIWIVDIHHPAPIRVVSGTGAITSVQWSYASVPADNYAQFRSAAYRVSFPYPAAWQAVSETRYEGADGFFQISAIASDLPFPELCRAEAYHRLMPYGSSPRIVPGRVQGQEACYIFPSPDQAPELRQQSAFIAVYPQPVVINGSTYPYFILWADQDHLQAMVNGLRFL encoded by the coding sequence ATGCGTCCAGACAACGTCCTTTTTAAATTGTGCAACGTAACCGAGCTCACTGGCGGGCCATTAGCGAAAAATTATTTCCCGGCCTGGGCTCCGGGCAGCGCCGCCATCGCGTACAGCGCAACCGATTTCGCCGAACGCAAAGGCTACTTCTCCACCATCCGGACCGAGCGTCCGCAAGGTGGGGGCCAGCAAATTCTGGCCGTCTCCGATTGCTTTGCCACCCCCGTCACCTGGTCCCCTGGCAGCGAGTCCATCGCTTACTTGTCCGGCTGCCGAGGAACGGGCTTATCCAATGAGATTTGGATCGTCGATATCCATCATCCCGCACCAATCCGTGTTGTTTCCGGAACAGGCGCCATCACCTCCGTACAATGGTCCTACGCATCCGTTCCAGCGGATAACTACGCACAGTTCCGCAGTGCAGCGTACCGGGTCAGCTTCCCCTATCCTGCCGCGTGGCAAGCGGTGAGCGAGACCCGGTACGAGGGCGCCGACGGTTTCTTCCAAATCTCGGCTATAGCCAGCGATCTGCCGTTTCCAGAACTGTGCCGCGCTGAAGCGTATCACCGGTTAATGCCATACGGCTCTTCGCCGCGGATCGTTCCGGGACGAGTGCAGGGTCAGGAAGCCTGCTATATCTTTCCTTCCCCGGATCAAGCGCCGGAGTTACGGCAGCAATCCGCGTTCATCGCTGTATATCCGCAGCCTGTAGTCATTAACGGCAGCACCTATCCGTACTTCATCCTCTGGGCGGATCAAGATCATCTTCAAGCGATGGTGAACGGACTCCGGTTTCTTTGA